The Staphylothermus marinus F1 genome has a segment encoding these proteins:
- a CDS encoding QueT transporter family protein yields MSAKLSIMVARLSVIAAVYAALTIALGPLAYGEIQVRISDAMLILPFLAGFGWDAVVGLTIGGFLANLASPFGYIDWVFGPIANFLATLGVYASKKIFGENIVGLVIGELLAIIAITLVIGYGELYLVFGIPWMVILYVLIGEVISIGIGGSIIYGAFKRLRG; encoded by the coding sequence GTGTCAGCTAAGCTTTCAATAATGGTTGCAAGACTCTCAGTAATAGCAGCTGTATATGCTGCTTTAACAATAGCTTTAGGACCACTAGCATATGGTGAGATACAAGTTAGAATAAGCGATGCAATGCTAATATTGCCGTTTCTAGCAGGTTTTGGATGGGATGCAGTAGTGGGACTAACTATTGGAGGATTTCTAGCGAATTTAGCGAGTCCATTTGGATATATTGACTGGGTTTTCGGGCCCATAGCTAATTTTCTGGCTACACTAGGTGTTTATGCTTCAAAGAAGATCTTTGGCGAAAACATAGTTGGTTTAGTAATTGGTGAATTACTAGCTATAATTGCTATTACACTAGTAATCGGATACGGCGAGTTATACTTGGTATTCGGTATACCATGGATGGTCATATTATATGTATTGATCGGTGAAGTAATAAGCATAGGTATTGGTGGTTCAATAATATATGGTGCCTTCAAACGATTAAGAGGTTAA
- the hxlB gene encoding 6-phospho-3-hexuloisomerase — MVEGYAREAMAEIASFIFKAIDVISEDEKNKMVEELVDAYRRGARILVMGAGRSGLVGKAFAMRLLHMGFQVYVLGETIVPRIREGDLVVAISGSGRTRLIVTAAEAAKTVGAKVIAITTYPDSPLGKIADIIVRIPGRTKIAKEEDYFTRQILGIHEPLAPLGTLFEDTTMVFLDGIVVELMKKLGKTEEDLKNEHANIEL; from the coding sequence TTGGTTGAAGGATATGCTAGGGAGGCGATGGCTGAAATAGCTAGTTTTATTTTTAAAGCAATAGATGTTATCAGCGAAGATGAAAAGAATAAAATGGTTGAAGAACTAGTTGATGCTTATCGTAGAGGAGCCCGTATATTAGTGATGGGTGCTGGTAGAAGCGGATTAGTTGGTAAAGCCTTTGCTATGAGGCTCCTACACATGGGTTTCCAAGTATATGTGTTGGGAGAAACAATTGTTCCAAGAATTAGAGAAGGAGACCTCGTAGTAGCAATATCTGGTTCCGGCCGTACAAGACTAATAGTAACAGCAGCCGAAGCAGCTAAAACGGTTGGTGCAAAAGTCATAGCTATAACAACCTATCCAGACAGCCCCTTAGGTAAAATCGCAGACATAATAGTCCGTATACCGGGTAGAACAAAGATTGCTAAGGAAGAAGACTATTTCACCAGGCAGATCCTAGGAATACATGAACCATTAGCCCCGCTAGGAACATTATTCGAAGACACAACAATGGTTTTCTTAGATGGAATAGTTGTTGAATTAATGAAGAAACTAGGAAAAACAGAAGAAGACCTTAAAAACGAACATGCAAACATAGAACTATAA
- a CDS encoding ABC transporter ATP-binding protein, translated as MPEIIAEKLSIGYRREKPILKNIFFKIREGLHILLGANGSGKTTLLKTIAGLINPLEGRVLINNFEPYKLKRREAAKYIAYTWQNPYYGFVEARVIDEIKFILRTTGVKGNWEIVEKLVPKELYERNPYTLSGGEAKRVSIASVLVGDQDIWLLDEPFNELDYEGTLSLLEIIRDARRRGKLIIISTHLVPLMDQLEPDKYLLITRKGMLIVNDWNKLSDEELVNAGVLSRSMICGGYR; from the coding sequence TTGCCGGAAATAATCGCTGAAAAACTAAGCATAGGGTATCGAAGAGAAAAACCTATCCTAAAAAACATATTTTTTAAGATCAGAGAAGGCCTCCACATATTACTAGGAGCTAATGGTAGTGGAAAAACAACTCTTCTAAAAACAATAGCTGGTTTAATAAATCCTCTAGAGGGCAGAGTTCTAATCAATAATTTTGAACCATACAAGCTGAAAAGAAGAGAAGCAGCAAAATACATAGCTTATACATGGCAAAACCCCTACTATGGATTCGTAGAAGCACGAGTAATAGATGAGATCAAATTTATTTTGAGAACAACGGGTGTTAAGGGTAATTGGGAAATAGTTGAGAAACTTGTTCCCAAAGAACTATATGAGAGAAACCCATACACATTGAGCGGTGGAGAAGCGAAAAGAGTTAGTATTGCAAGTGTTCTTGTAGGAGACCAAGATATTTGGTTACTCGACGAACCATTTAACGAGTTAGATTATGAGGGGACATTATCATTACTAGAAATAATAAGAGATGCTAGAAGGAGAGGAAAACTCATAATAATCTCTACTCACTTAGTACCATTAATGGATCAGCTGGAACCCGACAAATACCTATTAATAACTAGGAAAGGCATGCTCATAGTGAATGATTGGAACAAGCTTTCAGACGAAGAACTTGTGAATGCTGGGGTCTTATCGAGGTCGATGATTTGTGGCGGTTATCGTTGA
- a CDS encoding peroxiredoxin — MVDKGEQAPNFKLYNDRGEEEELYNYKGKIIVLYFYPRAMTTGCTREAVRFNELLDEFHKHGAVVIGVSTDPVDKIAKFKKKHNLKFTLLSDPEGKVVKLYGVVKKGTKRLAAERTTFIIDQDMRIVEVLRNIRPAEKHADLALEIVKKLSK, encoded by the coding sequence ATGGTTGATAAGGGTGAACAAGCACCCAATTTTAAACTATATAATGATAGAGGTGAAGAAGAGGAGCTCTACAATTATAAAGGCAAAATCATAGTGTTATACTTTTATCCGAGAGCAATGACAACGGGATGTACTAGGGAAGCAGTAAGGTTTAATGAGTTACTTGATGAATTCCATAAGCATGGTGCAGTAGTAATAGGTGTAAGCACTGATCCTGTTGATAAAATAGCTAAGTTTAAGAAGAAACATAATTTAAAGTTTACATTATTATCTGATCCTGAGGGTAAAGTTGTTAAACTATATGGAGTAGTCAAGAAAGGAACCAAGAGATTGGCGGCTGAGAGAACAACTTTCATTATTGATCAAGATATGAGGATTGTTGAGGTATTAAGGAATATAAGACCAGCTGAAAAACATGCTGATCTAGCCTTGGAAATTGTTAAGAAGCTTTCCAAATAA
- a CDS encoding SPL family radical SAM protein produces the protein MVYLKVIRLFDPWRSPLCTCPRKYSLHPYTGCSHFCLYCYATSYIGRKPSMPKTNFLRNLKHDLPRINKNLVVEMSTSSDPYPPIESWMMLTRKTLELLVQSRVKILITTKSDIVLRDSDLLLKTPSAVMLTITTINDNIAKKLEPGAPPPSKRIRTVKLLSEKNLPVGVRIDPIIPGINDDPLEIKELVEEIADAGARHIVTSTYKARWDNFKRMINAFPELEKYWRKLYIKEGERIHGYIYLPRNIRAKILKPVIDYGLRKGLTVATCREGLGPEYFKAPSCDGTHLIHSHPLLVRK, from the coding sequence ATGGTTTATTTGAAAGTTATCAGATTATTTGATCCATGGAGGAGCCCATTATGTACTTGTCCTCGTAAATATAGTTTGCATCCATATACTGGATGTAGCCATTTCTGCTTATACTGCTATGCTACATCATATATTGGTAGAAAACCTAGTATGCCTAAAACGAATTTTTTGAGAAACCTAAAACATGACTTGCCAAGAATAAATAAGAACCTAGTTGTTGAGATGAGTACAAGTAGTGATCCTTATCCTCCCATAGAGTCTTGGATGATGCTTACACGTAAAACACTGGAGTTACTTGTTCAGAGTAGAGTAAAGATATTGATTACTACTAAATCAGATATTGTACTGAGAGACTCTGATCTATTATTGAAAACTCCTTCAGCAGTAATGTTAACTATTACAACAATAAACGATAATATAGCTAAGAAACTAGAGCCAGGAGCTCCTCCGCCTAGTAAGAGGATAAGAACTGTAAAATTGTTGTCCGAGAAAAACCTACCTGTAGGTGTAAGAATTGATCCCATTATTCCAGGCATAAACGATGATCCTTTGGAGATAAAGGAGTTAGTGGAGGAAATAGCCGATGCTGGTGCAAGACACATTGTAACCTCTACATATAAGGCTAGATGGGATAATTTTAAGAGAATGATCAATGCTTTCCCAGAGCTTGAGAAATATTGGAGAAAACTATATATTAAAGAAGGAGAGAGAATACATGGATACATATACCTACCTAGAAATATACGTGCAAAAATCCTCAAACCAGTCATAGATTATGGATTAAGAAAAGGTTTAACAGTAGCAACTTGTAGAGAAGGATTAGGGCCTGAATACTTTAAGGCTCCAAGTTGTGATGGAACACATCTTATACATAGCCATCCATTATTGGTAAGAAAATAA